GGCAAGTATGTAATTTCTATTACACACAACCCAGCATATAAACTAGGTGATTTAATTGATTGATAGCGTTTTGCTGGCGCTAAAAAAACCGAATATATACGCAAATTGCCAGAATTTCGGCAAAAGTTTAATATACCTATCATTGTAAAATTTGATAGTGAGTTATCTACTCAAGAAGATATGATTTATACTGTATTACCGTTTTAAACTAGTGATATTGATGACTTTGCAAGAGACGAGGATATTTCTAGTCGTCCCATAGTTCAGAACTTGGGCGCGGTTGTAGGTGGGGTTGTAGAAGAACGATTAACACAAGGGCGCTGAGTATTCCAGTTCAGATAGAATTTGCAGTTTCAGTAATAACAAGATTTTATGGTAACAAGTTCTGAAAAGGTTGCATTACAAGTTGTTCAACAGGCGATTTCAGCTTTGGCTAAATGGGCTAATTTTGCTCATCCTCCTCTAGATAATCATGAGTTTTCAGAAGTTACTAGAGCAAAGACAATATTAGATTGGACACCAGAGACAAAAGTTGGAATATTAAGCTTAGTATTTGACAGCGTAAACTTACCTAATAAACCTCCGAAAGAAACAACACAACATTATCATCCACTCCAAGTAATTGACAATGACGATAAAAAATATCCTGATATTCCTTATCCCTTAAATTCCGCACCTACTTCAGAACAACAGCAAGCCTATAAAGCAGAGATTAATAACGCACTTTCAAAATATCTCAAAGATAACTGGGAAAACCTCTCGTTATTGATGCTGATATTAGAAAAATTTGGCTCATGTCTGAGTTTTGGCGAAGCGGATGTAGCCTTGGTAGACATAGCCAGAACCACAGCAGCAGTCGCAGTTGCTTTATTGAACAATCCTACTAAAGAAATTAGTTTAATTGCGGGTGATTTATCCGGGATTCAAAAATTCATATATAGCATTTCCTCAGAAGGGGCGCTGAAGTCATTAAGGGCGAGAAGTTTTTATTTGGAATTAGTTACAGAAGAAGTCGTACAACAATTATTAGAGCAACTTAATTTACCCAGGACAAATATAATTTATGCAGGTGGTGGTAACTTGTATATTTTGGCATCTGGAACCGTAGAAAATGAAAATATTGTCCAAAACATCCGCCAGCAGTTTAACAAATGGCTCTTAAAAGAATTTGAAGGTAAAGTATTTCTGGCTTTAGATTGTTTAAAATTTCCCGTTACCGAACTTAAAGATAAATTTGCTGAACATTGGTCAAAAGCCACCAAAAATTTAGCTGTACATAAATCTCGTAAATTTGCTGAAAATAAAATTAGTGAATTTATCAGCCCACGTTATAGCCATGAACCTTGTCGCGTCTGTCATCGTGACGATATAGAAAATTTAAAACCGCTTAACTCCCAGGAACCTGATTCAGTTTTAGCCTGTGGAAATTGTCGGAGTATGTTTGATTTAGGAAGTCAATTGTTGGGAGTAACAGCAATTGTGCGCTCAACCAATGAAAGTGTGAAAAATGCCTTACATACACTCTCATTTAAAATTAACTCTAGAGAAATCCATTATCATTTGTTCAAAAATTGGAAACAAATAGATCATGACTCTGATATAGTTTTGTTAGTTAACGATTGGCAGTTAGAACATTATCAATTTAAGCATTTTCAAAATGCTGCGCCTCTATTATTAGGTAACTACGGTAAAGAAAGCAAGCAAGACTCTGAAATTCCAGCAGAACCAAGAGGCTTCATGCGTGCTGGGGAAATGTCCGAAAAAGCCAAAGGTGCTAACAGAGTTGGTTATCTCCGAATGGATGTAGACCGATTGGGACAAATATTTGCTAAAGGTTTAGGTAAAAAACAAACTTTATCCAGACTAGCTGGATTATCTCGCCAAATGAGTTATTTTTTTAAAGTTTATCTCAACACTTTGGCAGCATATATAAACCTGAAAAACCCTGATACAATTAAACCAGACACGCCAGATGAACAGGGATTAAATATATTATTTATATACGCTGGTGGTGATGATTTATTTATCAGTGGCGCATGGAGTGAAATTGTAGAATTTGCTTTTGAAATTTATCAAGCATTTCGGACATATACAGGTAACAATGAACATATTACCCTTTCAGGTGGAATCAGTATTGATGATATTAAATTTCCCTTATATCAAGCTGCAAAAACTTCAGGAGAAGCGGAAGAAGCAGCGAAAGGAAATGGTAGAGACAGCTTAGGCTTATTTGGTGAAGTTTTCAAATGGGATGAATGGCGAGGAAGAAAGAATTTTAAACATCTTGATGATGATGTTAAAAAGTATCTTGATTCCGAAAAACTACCAAGTTTATTCGGTGTTTCCCCCTTTGTTGAGAGATTAGAACAGCAAGATATTGGGGTTAATTATTCCCGTAATTTTGTCCGTAACCTGCTGATCACTGCACAAATCCAAGAACAGGCTTTAGAAAAGTTTAAAGAAAATAAAAAATCAGAGGAGGCTTTAGGAACTCGTTATTATTTGCATTTACCAAAGATAGCTTACACCCTAGCGAGATTACCCAAAAATGTCCTAGAAGATAGCGAATTTCGGACTTCTCTCAAAAATCCATATAACGCGCCTTATTTTCGCGCGATCGCCACTTGGATTGAATTATTAAATCGGGGATAGTTATATGTCAGAAGCAATTAAACCAAAACCAAATCCTTTACCAGTAAAAAGTAAACCATCAAATCCGCCAGCCAACATGATTCCAAGCAGCAATATTGTCCAGGAAATTACTAAAAAAATCGAAGGTTTGAAAGGTTTACAAGCATATCCTATTCGTGAATTAGTTAACCATGCTGCCGTATTTGGCCCTTATCTCAAACAACAAAGATTAGAAACTAACCAAATTCGCAAATTCTTAGATGCTATCAATCGGTTAAAAGCCGACTTAACCGAAAAAGGTGAATTTTCGGCAATAGAAACAGAAGTAGTGCTGCTGAAACCTAAACTTGCTTATGCTGCTGCGAGACAAAGAGCCGCAAAACCATTAGGTGATGTGATGTCTGTCGCGATAGATAAAGTTAATAGCACAGAAGATTTTGAACGTTTAGTGCAGTTTATTGAATCAATTATTGCTTATCACAAAGCTGAAGGTGGAAAATAATTATGCGAGTATCATACGAACAAACACCCCTAGTTGGTAAACTGACTCTTACTTGTCAACTCACCGCAAAAACAGGATTGCATATTGGTGGTGGTGGCGAAAATTTAGATATAGGTGGACTAGATAAACCTGTAATTCGTGACCCTTTAACGAAGTATCCTTATCTCCCTGGTTCATCTATCAAAGGTAAACTCCGCGCCACATTAGAAAGATTATTAAAGAAACCTCTAAATCGCCCAGGGGGAAGTGGGACATGGCGCTATGAAAGTGATGATTTAGTAGATGGTTTTAGCGAAGTTGAAGCTGGACAATTTATTAATTATGAAGGTGCGAAAACCTGTCAAATTAGTCGATTATTTGGCTCAACTGGCGGTTCTGGCTTTTGGCTTCCCATTGATATTGCTACAAAGGAAGGATTATTTTCAGACAAGAACTCTACACAGACAATCAAAGGTCAAAACTGCGTCAAAATTAATCGCGGACGTAATGCGCCAAGTCGCTTGATTATTCGTGATTGTCACTTATCAACAGAATCAGCAGAGAAGTTGAAAAAAGTTGACACTGGTTTATATATGACTGAGTGGAAATTTGAAAATGGTATTGATAGGGTAACAGCAGCAGCAAACCCCAGACAGTTAGAACGTGTACCAGCAGAATCCAAATTCAATTTTGAGTTAGTTTATACTGTCGAAAATTCAGAACAAGCGGTTGAAGACTTGCAAAATATAGCGATCGCACTGGCGTTTCTCGAAGATGACGCACTAGGTGGACATGGTTCCAGAGGTTACGGAAAAGTCAAATTTGAGAACTTTCTGTTTAACTATCGCAGCTTAGAACAATATCGCCAAATAGCCAACGCACCCCAAGAATCATTAGCTTTACAAACCTTAGACACCATTCCCAACACCCAAGCACTGTTAGATAACTTCAGAACCTTACGCGAGTATATTGAACAGCGACTATTACCGGGAAATGAATCATGAGTGTCTGGAAATTAGTAAAACTGGATTTTGAACGCAATCTAGCTCACTTTGGGGAAGTGGGAATTGGGATGGAAGAAACAGGCGATCGCATCCGTTCAGATAGTTTATTTAGCGCCTGGGTAAGTATCTATGCGCGGTTGTTTGGGAAAGAAGCCGTAGAAGAATTATTACAGCTATTTCCCACAGATAAACAACTCCAACTCATACCCCCCTTTCGCATCAGTTCTACATTTATCTATCGACAAGTGGGGGAAAATACAATTTACTATCTTCCCCGTCCCCTGAAATTTCCCCTCAATTACCCAGATGATGATTTAGCATTTTTTAAAGCTTACAAAAAACTCAACTATTTACCCTTAGAAATTTGGGAAAGATGGTATCAGGGAAAAGGATTCACCACAGATGATGCTGTGGAATTAGAAAAACATATCTCCGATAAAACCCAAAAAAAACTAGCCAAAGCAGGAACATTTGACTACAGCAAAGCTTGCAAAATTGAACAACTCCCCAAAATAGCCATAGATAGAAATACCAGAGCGACAAACATTTATCATACAGGCTTTGTGCAATTTGATTGGGAGAAAAACCCCGCAGGTTTATACTTTCTCTTAGAACTTTCTCCAGAAGGTGAAAAATTAGCCGATAAACTCCAAGCTGCATTACATCTTTTAGGAGAAGAAGGAATTGGCGGAGAACGTTCTAGTGGCGCGGGAAGATTTAAAGTTAACTGGTTAGAATTACCAAAAAATTGGCAAAAAGTAGTTAATTTTCAGGCGGGAAATCACTACACGCTCATGAGTTTATTTTGGGATAATGACATATCATCAGACTTGCTCAAAAATTCTAGTTACGAAATTCAAGAAAGGGGTGGTTGGATAGCAGAAAGTCAATTACGCCGCCAAATGGTGAGAATGTTTAGTGAAGGTTCTGTTTTTTCCACACCACCACAAGGAAAACTGGTAAATGTCAAACCTGAAGAATTCAAAAAACACAGTATTTACCGGAGTGGTATCAGCTTAAGTTTACCAATTAAAGTACAGGGAAAATAAAATCATGGTTATTGCGCCTGAATCTGCACTGAAAAAACCTGACTTTTACGAATCAAAACGCATACAGTTAACCAGTCCGCTTTTACATATTGGCTCATCTGTATCTAGATTAAATCCTTTTGAATATGTGCAGACAGCCAAAAAAGTTTATATCCCCAATCAAGAAGCCTTAGCTAAAGGGTTATTAAAAAAAGGAGGAAGTTTTTTCAATGACTATATTCAAGCAATTGAAGAACGTCAAGACATCACGAGACTTTTAAAACAAGCCTTTGGTGATGAATGGTGGAATGCAAAAGACACAGATGAAAATCTCATTTTTCCCAAAGATGCAATTAGCCAAAACTTCAGCCAAGAAAGGATTACAGATTTACGTCCAATGATTCGCAATGGTATGGGATATTTATTTATCCCTGGTTCCTCAATTAAAGGCGCAATCAGAACAGCCATAGCCTATCATTTACTCAAATATCCTGACCGTTATCAAGTACCTCCAGAAAATCGCAGCAGTCAAATTGAAGACAGGCTGAAAAATAGTTTAGGAGAATTGAGAAATAAGCATAAACAAAAATTTGCTGATGATCAGCTATTTATGGATAATTTATTTTCTAACTATACTCTCAACTATCAAGGTAAAATATTATCTGGTAGCAGTCAGAATACAGACTTTTTACGCTGTTTGAAAGTTAGCGACTCTGAATCGATAATTGAAACCAAAGTTCCCAACAAAACAGGTAAATCAATTCCCGTAAATTTTTCAGTTGTGGCTGAGGTCATAGTTTCTAGCAGATTTCCTGACTATTTAGCCAAATATAAAGCCTCTATTTATGCTGAGATACTGCGGAATGTCAAGACAGAATTTACCCTTACCTTAGATACAGAAATGCTGTCATGGTTCCAGCATAAACAGGGAATGAAATTACCCTTTAACAACCTTGATGAACTATTGCAAATATGTGAAGATTTTGCTCAAGAACAATGGGACTATGAGCATGATTATTGGAACACAATAGAAAATAACCCTAGAGCATCTGGTAAGAACTTAGATTTTAATTATATCCGCGATTTATACGAAGCAGAAAAATGTCCCTATACACTAAGACTAGGTTGGGGTAGTGGAATGACAGGAACCACAGTTGGGTTATGTTTTGATGACGAACTCAGAGCAGAAATCCGCGATATTTGCGGTATTCAAGCACCTGGTTTTGAAGCCCCCAAATCTCGGCGAACAGTGATGAATAGCAATGGCGAAATTAAATTTGTTCCGGGATGGGTGAAATTCAGAGCTTTATAGCTAAAAATAGGTAATAATATTCAAGAAATTCCATTCGTTAAGGTCAAGACCACACAAGGATTTATCAAATGCCCAATTATGTCAAAAAAATAGAAGTTATTGGTATTCATGACCATTTTGATATCATTCAAGAATTTTCACCAAAAATTAATATCATACATGGGATAAATGGATCGGGTAAAACAACCTTAATTCATATAATAGCCAATATTTTAAATGGACAATATTCTCGTTTTTTATATCTTGATTTTTTTCGGATTAGAGTTTGGTTTGATGATGATAATTTGATAACGATTTATAAAAATATCGATGATCAATATAGTGAAAAAGAAGCTATTAGAGTATGCGTTAATAGTGATAGAAGAGGGATACAAATAAAGAGCCAAATTAATGAGTTTGACAATTTTGATATAAAATTAACTGATTATACACAGGAAAAAGTAATATTGCCAGCAGCATATTTTCCTGCATTTAGAACAATGGTAGAAGCTTGGAAATCTTTAGAAAAAAATACAGACACAGATGAAACTACCAGCTTTTTTCGGAGAATTTTCGGAGATTTTTTACCAAAAATAAACTATCCATCACCTCAGAATGTTGAACAAAGTTTAATATATGAAGTTCAAGAAATTGCAAATAAGTTATCATTATTTGACAGGCAGATAATGTCCCAATTATCTGTAGATTTTGTTTTCAATTCATTAACGAATGATTTTAATGATCATTTAGACAAATA
This is a stretch of genomic DNA from Nodularia sp. LEGE 06071. It encodes these proteins:
- the cas10 gene encoding type III-A CRISPR-associated protein Cas10/Csm1, producing the protein MVTSSEKVALQVVQQAISALAKWANFAHPPLDNHEFSEVTRAKTILDWTPETKVGILSLVFDSVNLPNKPPKETTQHYHPLQVIDNDDKKYPDIPYPLNSAPTSEQQQAYKAEINNALSKYLKDNWENLSLLMLILEKFGSCLSFGEADVALVDIARTTAAVAVALLNNPTKEISLIAGDLSGIQKFIYSISSEGALKSLRARSFYLELVTEEVVQQLLEQLNLPRTNIIYAGGGNLYILASGTVENENIVQNIRQQFNKWLLKEFEGKVFLALDCLKFPVTELKDKFAEHWSKATKNLAVHKSRKFAENKISEFISPRYSHEPCRVCHRDDIENLKPLNSQEPDSVLACGNCRSMFDLGSQLLGVTAIVRSTNESVKNALHTLSFKINSREIHYHLFKNWKQIDHDSDIVLLVNDWQLEHYQFKHFQNAAPLLLGNYGKESKQDSEIPAEPRGFMRAGEMSEKAKGANRVGYLRMDVDRLGQIFAKGLGKKQTLSRLAGLSRQMSYFFKVYLNTLAAYINLKNPDTIKPDTPDEQGLNILFIYAGGDDLFISGAWSEIVEFAFEIYQAFRTYTGNNEHITLSGGISIDDIKFPLYQAAKTSGEAEEAAKGNGRDSLGLFGEVFKWDEWRGRKNFKHLDDDVKKYLDSEKLPSLFGVSPFVERLEQQDIGVNYSRNFVRNLLITAQIQEQALEKFKENKKSEEALGTRYYLHLPKIAYTLARLPKNVLEDSEFRTSLKNPYNAPYFRAIATWIELLNRG
- the csm2 gene encoding type III-A CRISPR-associated protein Csm2; amino-acid sequence: MSEAIKPKPNPLPVKSKPSNPPANMIPSSNIVQEITKKIEGLKGLQAYPIRELVNHAAVFGPYLKQQRLETNQIRKFLDAINRLKADLTEKGEFSAIETEVVLLKPKLAYAAARQRAAKPLGDVMSVAIDKVNSTEDFERLVQFIESIIAYHKAEGGK
- the csm3 gene encoding type III-A CRISPR-associated RAMP protein Csm3, with translation MRVSYEQTPLVGKLTLTCQLTAKTGLHIGGGGENLDIGGLDKPVIRDPLTKYPYLPGSSIKGKLRATLERLLKKPLNRPGGSGTWRYESDDLVDGFSEVEAGQFINYEGAKTCQISRLFGSTGGSGFWLPIDIATKEGLFSDKNSTQTIKGQNCVKINRGRNAPSRLIIRDCHLSTESAEKLKKVDTGLYMTEWKFENGIDRVTAAANPRQLERVPAESKFNFELVYTVENSEQAVEDLQNIAIALAFLEDDALGGHGSRGYGKVKFENFLFNYRSLEQYRQIANAPQESLALQTLDTIPNTQALLDNFRTLREYIEQRLLPGNES
- the csm4 gene encoding type III-A CRISPR-associated RAMP protein Csm4 encodes the protein MSVWKLVKLDFERNLAHFGEVGIGMEETGDRIRSDSLFSAWVSIYARLFGKEAVEELLQLFPTDKQLQLIPPFRISSTFIYRQVGENTIYYLPRPLKFPLNYPDDDLAFFKAYKKLNYLPLEIWERWYQGKGFTTDDAVELEKHISDKTQKKLAKAGTFDYSKACKIEQLPKIAIDRNTRATNIYHTGFVQFDWEKNPAGLYFLLELSPEGEKLADKLQAALHLLGEEGIGGERSSGAGRFKVNWLELPKNWQKVVNFQAGNHYTLMSLFWDNDISSDLLKNSSYEIQERGGWIAESQLRRQMVRMFSEGSVFSTPPQGKLVNVKPEEFKKHSIYRSGISLSLPIKVQGK
- the csm5 gene encoding type III-A CRISPR-associated RAMP protein Csm5; amino-acid sequence: MVIAPESALKKPDFYESKRIQLTSPLLHIGSSVSRLNPFEYVQTAKKVYIPNQEALAKGLLKKGGSFFNDYIQAIEERQDITRLLKQAFGDEWWNAKDTDENLIFPKDAISQNFSQERITDLRPMIRNGMGYLFIPGSSIKGAIRTAIAYHLLKYPDRYQVPPENRSSQIEDRLKNSLGELRNKHKQKFADDQLFMDNLFSNYTLNYQGKILSGSSQNTDFLRCLKVSDSESIIETKVPNKTGKSIPVNFSVVAEVIVSSRFPDYLAKYKASIYAEILRNVKTEFTLTLDTEMLSWFQHKQGMKLPFNNLDELLQICEDFAQEQWDYEHDYWNTIENNPRASGKNLDFNYIRDLYEAEKCPYTLRLGWGSGMTGTTVGLCFDDELRAEIRDICGIQAPGFEAPKSRRTVMNSNGEIKFVPGWVKFRAL